One window from the genome of Drosophila albomicans strain 15112-1751.03 chromosome 2L, ASM965048v2, whole genome shotgun sequence encodes:
- the LOC117564520 gene encoding uncharacterized protein LOC117564520 — protein MSSTSEPLPLYLTSQFFRRSLEHGLQQQDIKVLDVQLTDLTRGGENYCSNIYRAHIKYQTTDRQLIECSLIVKCMPPEKQAILSRLHIYNKETIFYMHIKPKLEALMWGVKDSEEPWILGAKHYYSTTQPEQTMIFEDLCCDGYQLKCRQLGLDAAHALLVMRKLAQYHALTMVMAENEPETIIDRYPFGLLHMDAIKSEPFKLLFGTQLLKLAALINDCDGFGPITRKLYRYHEHFTERVLKSVYPLRGAYNVLNHGDLWVNNIFFKYDEQYKVQNVRIIDFQLCFYGSLGFDINYFLNTSLELDVLRTQRQELIDAYYDALVDSLKQLPWSKPLPEYEEIMAEIRAREAYGFFVAFGFFPLMSMIGVDSEDNSLKNFHDEEFARQKVQLMFEGNARTLESLKFTLKRLDDLQVFD, from the exons ATGTCGAGTACATCGGAGCCTCTGCCGCTTTATCTTACATCGCAGTTCTTCAGACGCTCCTTAGAGCATGGACTACAACAACAGGACATCAAAGTGCTCGATGTCCAGTTAACGGATCTAACGCGTGGCGGAGAGAACTACTGCAGTAACATCTATCGAGCTCACATCAAATACCAGACTACGGATCGACAGCTGATAGAATGCTCGCTGATTGTCAAGTGCATGCCACCTGAGAAGCAGGCGATTCTGTCTCGTCTGCACATCTACAACAAAGAGACCATCTTCTACATGCACATCAAGCCAAAGCTGGAGGCACTCATGTGGGGGGTAAAGGACAGCGAAGAGCCATGGATCTTGGGTGCCAA ACATTATTACTCAACAACACAACCTGAGCAGACAATGATCTTTGAGGATCTCTGCTGCGATGGCTATCAGTTGAAGTGCCGTCAACTTGGCTTGGATGCAGCTCATGCACTGCTTGTGATGCGCAAGTTGGCTCAATATCATGCTCTTACCATGGTCATGGCAGAGAACGAACCCGAGACAATCATAGATCGTTATCCATTTGGATTGCTGCACATGGATGCCATCAAATCGGAACCCTTCAAACTGCTCTTTGGTACTCAGTTGCTTAAGCTGGCTGCGTTGATTAATGATTGCGATGGATTTGGGCCAATTACTAGGAAACTCTATCGCTACCATGAGCACTTCACGGAGCGAGTCTTGAAGTCAGTTTATCCATTGCGTGGTGCGTACAATGTTCTCAATCATGGAGATCTTTGGGTGAATAATATATTCTTCAAGTACGATGAACAATACAAGGTGCAAAATGTCCGAAtt ATTGACTTTCAGCTGTGCTTCTACGGCAGCCTGGGCTTCGACATCAACTACTTTCTAAATACCAGCCTGGAACTGGACGTGCTAAGAACTCAACGTCAAGAGCTAATCGATGCTTATTACGATGCTTTGGTGGACAGTTTGAAGCAGTTGCCTTGGAGCAAACCTCTGCCTGAATATGAAGAGATCATGGCTGAGATTCGTGCCAGGGAAGCATATGGATTCTTTGTAGCCTTTGGCTTCTTTCCGCTGATGAGCATGATTGGCGTCGATTCGGAGGATAATTCATTGAAGAACTTCCACGATGAGGAATTCGCTAGACAGAAGGTGCAGCTCATGTTCGAGGGCAATGCACGCACTCTGGAGAGTCTCAAGTTCACGTTGAAGCGTTTAGATGACTTGCAAGTGTTTGATTGA
- the LOC117564516 gene encoding LOW QUALITY PROTEIN: uncharacterized protein LOC117564516 (The sequence of the model RefSeq protein was modified relative to this genomic sequence to represent the inferred CDS: inserted 1 base in 1 codon) — translation MVVVKNEQNISVPEYLNEGFFVETLEEGLRESKVTLYEINFEWGSNPGDNYCSAIYRVLLNFARWADGKESTKRENLSLIVKTIPISPDTQFLEDVSVFIKEKQTYTDILPRLDILSNGSKFGAKYYHSIKTPVQTIVFNDLKVNGFKVASREAGLDWDHASLILQQLGKFHATSMVLAQKDPEIVKQYTRGMLSEDTLLKSDTFENMFNGFLKGLIKASATWPGYEKITKHLQRFSDNFRSILVKAAKPKPGDRYVVLNHGDMWTNNFMYAYENKSKPESPTKAIFVDFQLSFYGSPACDLNFFLNTSIKLDINKNRREELIKVYYQAFKEXLEYARYEKIPSYEDLLWELRSREIYGVFGLFGFLPMITMPKELSADNSIENMNDESFKAKKMEAIFSQEFLNDYHKWALKRADELGVFNDF, via the exons ATGGTCGTTGTAAAGAATGAACAAAATATCTCAGTGCCCGAGTACTTGAACGAAGGATTCTTCGTGGAAACTCTAGAGGAAGGATTGCGTGAATCAAAAGTGACGCTCTACGAGATTAACTTCGAGTGGGGCAGCAATCCAGGAGACAATTACTGCTCAGCTATCTACCGAGTGCTTTTGAATTTTGCTCGCTGGGCTGATGGCAAAGAGTCGACGAAAAGGGAGAACCTCTCCCTGATTGTGAAGACTATTCCCATTTCCCCGGATACACAATTCCTTGAGGATGTCAGTGTATTCATCAAAGAGAAGCAGACCTATACAGACATTTTGCCACGCTTGGATATTTTAAGCAATGGCAGCAAATTTGGCGCCAA ATATTATCATTCCATAAAGACCCCCGTGCAAACGATTGTGTTCAATGATCTGAAAGTCAATGGCTTTAAAGTTGCCTCTCGCGAAGCAGGTTTGGATTGGGATCATGCCTCCTTGATCCTCCAGCAGCTGGGAAAATTCCATGCCACCTCCATGGTGTTGGCACAGAAA GATCCAGAAATTGTTAAGCAATATACACGCGGCATGCTGAGTGAAGACACCTTGTTAAAGAGCGATACCTTTGAGAACATGTTCAACGGATTCCTCAAGGGTCTCATTAAGGCTTCTGCTACTTGGCCCGGCTATGAGAAGATTACCAAGCACCTGCAACGCTTTTCGGACAACTTTAGAAGCATTTTGGTCAAGGCAGCCAAGCCCAAGCCTGGAGATCGTTATGTGGTTCTCAATCACGGCGATATGTGGACCAACAACTTCATGTACGCCTACGAGAACAAGTCGAAGCCAGAGTCGCCAACAAAAGCCATTTTTGTGGACTTCCAATTGTCGTTCTACGGCAGTCCAGCCTGCGATTTGAACTTCTTCTTGAACACCAGCATCAAATTGGATATCAACAAGAATCGTCGTGAGGAACTCATCAAGGTCTATTATCAGGCATTCAAGG GCTTGGAATACGCACGTTACGAGAAGATTCCCAGCTATGAGGATCTACTTTGGGAATTGCGCAGCCGTGAGATTTACGGAGTCTTTGGATTGTTTGGCTTCTTGCCCATGATTACGATGCCCAAAGAACTCTCCGCAGACAACAGCATTGAGAACATGAACGATGAGAGTTTCAAGGCAAAGAAAATGGAGGCGATCTTCTCACAAGAGTTCCTCAACGATTACCACAAATGGGCGTTGAAACGTGCCGATGAGTTGGGCGTCTTTAACGATTTCTAA